The genomic stretch ccagtgctgctgtatgtacctctttcctggggcctgagaaaggagaagcagaaattataattatacgtgttaaggctaatattgttaggaaaagtgcaaaaaagcatctacatatttaagagctacaaaatgtgatcaacaatgttgacagcatagcttgcccccagctataccccttctaataggaaatatgttgtcaaccaatggacagcatacatatgtgttatgacggtgtgctacaaagcaaatgtggccctcttgcaatgtgccatgtgtcaaaacgatgattcacaggtagatgagcctttctcatgacttcacctatttctgctaatctgtgacgagcatgctgatcgtcatcccttgctggtcaaggtactcagttgctggagtcaacttcattagtatagaaggacagaatggaatttctggcacATAATAACTGTACATTACAACTTGAATACacagcactcacagacacagcccggcttttaaagaggaacagcaatatgctaccatgtatgcaggatatggtgtggttccatggttgggaaaaggctgaatgtgatcacacagaagtccagacagacacagagtgtcccaaaacaggaactcctaagctgttgctgatttcagctgctgtgactgttttgtcttccctgtgcccaagctcagacttctccaaactcatgtaatttctcaaccagcttctctgagaaactgcgtagttttacatacaaccgcggattatagggtttagcagtcccatatttgtcgttcacatgtttacattgtgtgcaagccatagtgcaagttcgtgTGGACACCCGCAACTTCGGTCCTTTGTTGCTATCCTCtcctctttgttgtcgtcgaaCGAGGCGGGTGCCGCATCGCTTTCCAGCGACTTTTAcagtccaaatcggccgtcaggtgaacgacctcgtaacattctgatgcaaaatgcttcgagcacacacgacagttgccttgataagttcagagcactcaaccactggttttcgtaccactcaatcacgcacaatatcaactgggaacctggcacgaaacatctttcttagtagcgtacgtacctgctcgtactgcgagaagcacggcattctcacaattcactcacgctgcatctctcacaaagtgacaacttagatgaggttgtgtgtactgactagcCGGAGTAAAAAGATGATCAAATTAAGACGCGGAGAAAGTTGCCCATACGTACacgactctcgatttcgctttcagcctgacgagTGACGAGTGACGagttgtgattgctggcgattgcgaaactgcgagccagcaaacaagccaagaggagccaaagcgaaagctgagcgtgacgtcagctgttcaagcggacgatcggacagcaaaccaaaaaacagatttcgcagtaaatacagggtattcgccgaaactattttggaagtacattcagtaggcatcaacctttgtgcctgcgagtttttgttgtaatctgtggcagtgagtttcctccggagctgacctttaaacttcctttcgttctttctttccaaCTTTCTTTCCAGATATGGAATATCACGGCTttttcgatttgagatggaaccaACATAAGTGGACAATAATTGCATTTTCGTGCCGCCAGGTGCACTATCTTTGCGGAGTTCTTAGAACCTCAATCACGATATCAAAGCATGCAGCTGGTCTGTTCGTTTCACGGAAGAAGGAAATGTTGGACAAAGGCTGACCTCAACATCTGACGCTCACGTTCCAACATCTATGAAACTAGTTGTAACGTTGGTGAAGCACTACGAAAATAATGATATTTCCGAATTGTCGCGGTGCAAGTTGTTATGAGAAAGCCTAATGGACCAAAGTAATTTCACGTTTAGCTATTGCTTAATTGGCGTATTCAATTTGTCTACTGTTGTGTCGCGAACTAACGTCATGATCGAGTACCATTTGTTAGGTCAATCAAATTCCAATGTAAAGCGCTTACGGTAGACGGTGCACAATACAAATTCCGGAATCCCGTCCTGGAGATCACTGAGAATGAAGCGCTGCGTGGCATGCCGTGTGGCGATTTGCGGCTTTGTTGTCCACCGTAGGCCCTGAACATACTTCATCCCACATTTGATAGCCAACAGATTTGCAAACACACGTTCCTTATGCGCGTGAACTATTTCTGGCCCATTAAGTGAGttacaaacaaaacaaacaaataataaCATTATTTGGGACTCAGTGTTAGTCAGTGTGTGCTAACATGCTTATTAATGCGCTTTGCACACTTACTTGGTGGCAGTAAACGGGCGATTGTTTGCAGCGCTTGACACGTTTAGAGCGCAGTTACAAGAGTCGTTCATGGCTGACCGAGACTTTTTCTCAAGAAGAATGAGTGGGTACATGTAATTTGTAAAACTTTCGAAGGAGGAAGTGCGATCTTCCTCTGGTAGgcggcacgtgcagcacgtGCAGGATTGGCACCCATCATAGCGGCGACCAGTGCGTCTGTAGCTGTGGAATACCGCTGCAATATGAAGTTCCTTGTGAACGACCACGTCAAACCGACTCGAAAAGcaaggtgcgttccctcacgagaTGGCTGCATTTCTTCGATGCCGAAGATCTATATACCTCGTTTTCGATCTGGTCTCattccaacatgctcgtgctcatcggcggaCCGTCATATCGGTTTTCCTGGACATCAAGCACGCATATGGTACCTTCCCGCACATTTATCGCCTAGACGCCTTGCGCTGTTTTAAGGTTACGGTCGACTCTTCAGCTGattccaagacttccttacggaccgaactgtagCTGAGCGTACATCCCAACGCCAAAACCCTACGCATATGTTCATCAAGGAGTCCTCCAAGGAAGCATTCGCGAGTGACCatttctccgagttttaagtaaatttcattcgaaAAATATGCGTAATTTTGAATCACTAGCGTCGTCGAAAACGTTCCGGCAACACGCCTGCAACGTTTCCCCGACGCCGttcccgaaaccgaacgcgattctgtgtccgacgcgttaacgcggcacccacgcgagcgtgttgctttcttccgggaacgggttcgtcgacgcgagTAACCATTTCTTTGGGGTTTAAGTCAATTTCATTCGTAAAATATTCGTAatttttaatatccacgacatagagaATCCGCATTACGTTAGAGTATATATACAAAATATCATTCCCTTCGATTAAATTATCTGTCATCATGAAGGAGTTcttgtcaaagtgagcgacctaaagcttgtgtattgtgaaattacgctttctacaactcagaCTATAAATTGCAGCacccgttcaaattttaattaaacacttactgatgtgtggtagtctccaCTGCTCCTGGAAGTGATCCGATAAGTTTTAGCATTTAAtgcacaatcaaatatcttgtacatGCTGTGTGTCTATATGatcagctttttaatctatatctttcaAAAAATGTAATAAATAATgcacagttttgactttgaaaatttaaacaaaaaaaatgatCTTTGGTGTAGAGTTTGCGTTTTgcctcattatgagctaaaaaccgCTAAAATAAAGTATGCCttttccatttgtagtgtccCGTATGCTATGACGTTATGAATAGGATTTCAGTATGGCTAAGGGAAACTTCAAGTAGATTTTGTGAATTGGACCTATGTTTATGTGTGATCTGTGCTGTGTGCTTGATTAAGTTTGCACAATGAATatttgcttattataattaagattacatatcttccactgtacagggtgttcgaaattaagctttcactagcactttataaataggcgaacaaaagaaaactggtgctattttttctgttccttgagtaagaaacaggtgctacataattagcagcacccgTGTCTTACACAAgcagcgtaaagttatcatccggtttcctgtcatcgctgtgtttgcatagcgctcgtgaaagcttaattttgaacaccctgtatattggttaaacatttTTGATGAgggttgtgtgattcgattctcccaaaatctgacgGCGTTTGTGTGCCGCGTGTTACGATGATTATAAATGTAGACTCCGCCCGCGCGTCATGCTTGCAAAATCCTTCatttgcatcgcgtcatttgataatacaTTTCTTTCAACAAATATTGTCCAACTGTCCTTCacgtcctcccatgacctatggtagcgagtacaaagtTCGTCCATCTCTTCGCCGAAACTTCCTTGTTCGTTCTGTTTTCTAGTGTGCTTGTTGagttaattaaatcatatctgtgctcattttatttattaaaaatttattatgttatcaggtttagaatATTAGTAATATCCCGCTGTGAGAATTATAgaaaatgatttacaaaaaTATGCGATGTGCAAGGAAAAACGCATGCTTCCATTGCCTCTGCTGTGTATGAAGGCCGTACTAAAGACCGTCCCTCTCTATCTTGACGTGGGTGTGGGGGAGTTTATGGCCTTCAACTACACTGTGTACCAAGACCACGGGAGAATTCCCCTACTGCCTGCGGGCGTAACTGTTGTGTCCGCTCAGCCAGACATCCCATTCCTATCGTTCGGAATCCTTTATCGTTCGGAATCCTTTATTGATAGCGATCCCCATGGTGCTTCCTACACTCGCGCGCTATCGTCTCTGCGTGACACCACATTTCCCCCTCGCGACAAAAACAACGATAACACACACAATAAACCCATTCAACAAAAAACCAAACGTTGAGGTCGCTTCCTCGTTCTTGGGCTACGTCTAAGCTGCACTTCCTGAGGAGGAACGTCCACCTTGTCCGTCTTCGTTTGCTGAGTCGTTCCGCTCGTGGTGGCAGAGTTTTGAGCAGGTTCGTCGTCAGCTTGCCTGGACTGTGCTGTGGCGGCCCCGGATCCACATCCGTTGTCATCCGGCCAACTAGGGTCTGGAGAAGTCTGATGAGGGGTTTCATCCGAAGGTACGTTCCAGTACATAGCCACTGGTGTTCCATCCGACCCGGTAATGGGCCTTCGCAGTAGTTTTGGCAACGCTTCTTTCGGAACCTTAGAAAGCTTGCTGCTGTTCCAAATTCTGTTATCGTCTAGAAGGAACGAATTGTTGCTCCGTTTTTCGATGATCTTCCTGGGTTCGGAGTACTGTAGTTGACCTTTATAGATGTGTCCAGGAAGCTTGACACGCACAAAGTCGCCTGGTTCGAAGTGTTGTCGCTTTGCGCTTCTTTTTTGATCAACGTAAGCTTTAAGACGGGCTTGTTTCTTCTCAATTCTTTCTCGGAGGCAATTCATTTCCGATGCTGGCTCGGTCAAAAATTTTCGTGTTGGAAAACCGATGGTGTTTAGTCGTGTTCGAATGTCTCTTCCATGTAACAGAAAAGCTGGAGCTAGTCCCGTTGACGCGTGAGGTGTAGCACGATACACCCCGATGTATTCCTGTACGGCCTCTTTGATTGGACGGCTCTCTAACTGCGCCACTTGGACGAAACATTTTAGTACCTTGTTGAACCTCTCGATCATGCCATTTCCTTGTGGATGGTAGACTGAGGAGCGTATGTGGCGAATTCCTCGTTCTTCGAGAAAAGCACGAAACTCGTGGGAAATGAATTGGCAGCCGTTATCAGTCACAATTTCAACGGGGTGGCCTTCCCTGCTGAAGATTTGGCGCAGAAACCCGATAACAGTTGCAGTTGTGACTGTATTCGAAAAGCACAGTTCGGGCCACCGACTATGGTAGTCTATCAAGGTGATCATGTACCGGCAGTTCTGTGGGGCCTTTTCAAAAGGACCAACAACGTccatgctgactttttcccaaGGTCCCTCTGGAATTTTCACAGGAGTGAGTGGACCAGGTGCAGTCTTCGCGGACTTGTCCGCTGTTTGGCATATGTCGCAGCCCAGGATAGCAGTTTCAACGTTGCTGTCCATCGCAGGCCACCAGTACAGTTGACGCAAGCGCTGCTTTGTACGCACTATGCCCGGATGTGCCTCATGCGCCAGGCCAATTACCCTTGACACTAACGCAGGTGGCACAACAATCCTATCCCCGCGCAGCAGCAGTCCATCAACTTCTGACAGCTCCGTGCGaaccttaaagggactctgaccagaagttcgacaaatctttcgtttgcatctattacgaaggtataatatgcctccaagccacacgcgaaatattttggctgtgcgcggcggcaaagtttgccaaacggcgagctgaaaaccggcttcgcttttcctcctcaactcgcgcaatcggggccgaaatgtagcctctttgtagtggacatcctccaatttccgtgtgcgtgacgaaagcacgaggtccacgtttcattgggcgcccggaccggaagttctgttgttagtgagtttgtgagagcgccggcatccgtccagaaagcgatcttcaatatggacgtcgaaggaagaaatgcggagacttcgagccccgaacttctttctgatatttctgcgatcgagaagaaaattctgcgtgctgaacacctcggtaggctttcgaaacgtcgccgatgccgcgaatgcgagacgaagttagagctctacgaacatcggtcacagatggagcaaacagcatgagtcgcctgtcttcaggtaagtgATGAattttttaacgcacactgtgatcgaacacgtaagcgttctctgaaatttcgtgttctgatatttattgcgcacttgctgttcatggtgccggtgtggctggtgtgtcataatgccgaaggagatcgaatgcttgtgctgccaggtgctcgaaaacactgccgaatgtctgcagtatgagtgcattacaacccacgaggatttccaacttctatgcttcaatatgactgtcctgaaggtcgcatattgaactccgtgggcagcgcgaacctatgagcgactatattcacaagtaagtcacatgtgtcct from Ornithodoros turicata isolate Travis chromosome 4, ASM3712646v1, whole genome shotgun sequence encodes the following:
- the LOC135392331 gene encoding uncharacterized protein K02A2.6-like; the encoded protein is MDSNVETAILGCDICQTADKSAKTAPGPLTPVKIPEGPWEKVSMDVVGPFEKAPQNCRYMITLIDYHSRWPELCFSNTVTTATVIGFLRQIFSREGHPVEIVTDNGCQFISHEFRAFLEERGIRHIRSSVYHPQGNGMIERFNKVLKCFVQVAQLESRPIKEAVQEYIGVYRATPHASTGLAPAFLLHGRDIRTRLNTIGFPTRKFLTEPASEMNCLRERIEKKQARLKAYVDQKRSAKRQHFEPGDFVRVKLPGHIYKGQLQYSEPRKIIEKRSNNSFLLDDNRIWNSSKLSKVPKEALPKLLRRPITGSDGTPVAMYWNVPSDETPHQTSPDPSWPDDNGCGSGAATAQSRQADDEPAQNSATTSGTTQQTKTDKVDVPPQEVQLRRSPRTRKRPQRLVFC